A window from Neorhizobium sp. NCHU2750 encodes these proteins:
- a CDS encoding sugar ABC transporter ATP-binding protein, with translation MGGMPQPVGFAGSTAPAVLLKLEGVSKEFPGVKALSGVSFDLRAGEVHAVCGENGAGKSTLMKIISGVYQPNSGSITFKGEPVQFASTLQSEAAGIAIIHQELNLVPHLTVAENIYLAREPRRGFLVDRKRLLADAKRCLDRLGVDIDPNVQVRTLSVAQCQMVEIAKALSLDATVLIMDEPTSSLTEQEAQLLFKVIRDLKGQGTGIIYISHRLDEMQEIVDRVTVLRDGRYISTDDFAALTVDDIVARMVGRSLEDKFPEPTRMPGSEIIFSATGLTRRGVFSDIGFEIRRGEILGFAGLMGAGRTEVARAIFGADPLDGGTITLDGNELKITDPRSAIEAGIAYLSEDRKAQGLAVKMPVDANLVMARMDAVSNGAGVIDRKRHRAAGQRYVDLLNIRTPSLSQPVRLLSGGNQQKIIIGKWLFREPRIMFFDEPTRGIDVGAKFAIYQIMDELAARGIGIVLISSELPEVLGMSDRIAVFHGGRITATLSTRATSQEEIMHYASGSGRHSEQGI, from the coding sequence ATGGGAGGAATGCCGCAACCTGTCGGCTTTGCCGGAAGCACTGCGCCTGCAGTGTTGTTGAAGCTGGAAGGCGTGTCCAAGGAATTTCCGGGCGTCAAGGCGCTGTCGGGCGTCAGTTTCGATCTGCGTGCGGGTGAAGTTCATGCCGTCTGCGGTGAGAATGGTGCCGGCAAGTCGACGCTGATGAAGATCATCAGTGGTGTCTATCAGCCGAATTCCGGATCGATCACCTTCAAGGGTGAGCCGGTACAGTTTGCCTCGACGCTCCAGTCGGAAGCCGCCGGCATTGCCATCATCCACCAGGAACTCAATCTCGTTCCGCATTTAACGGTGGCGGAAAACATCTATCTCGCCCGCGAGCCGCGGCGCGGCTTTCTGGTCGACCGGAAACGCCTGCTTGCCGATGCCAAACGCTGTCTCGACAGGCTCGGCGTCGACATCGATCCGAATGTGCAGGTCCGGACGCTTTCGGTGGCCCAGTGTCAGATGGTGGAGATCGCCAAGGCGCTGTCGCTCGATGCGACCGTGCTTATCATGGATGAGCCGACCTCTTCGCTGACCGAGCAGGAGGCGCAGCTTCTGTTCAAGGTGATCCGCGATCTGAAGGGGCAGGGCACCGGCATCATCTATATCTCGCACCGGCTGGATGAGATGCAGGAGATCGTCGATCGCGTCACCGTGCTGCGCGACGGGCGCTACATCTCCACCGATGACTTTGCTGCCCTTACCGTCGATGACATTGTTGCCCGCATGGTGGGGCGCTCGCTGGAGGACAAATTTCCCGAACCGACGCGGATGCCCGGCTCCGAGATCATTTTCTCGGCAACCGGTCTGACCAGACGCGGCGTGTTCTCCGATATCGGTTTCGAGATCCGACGCGGCGAAATTCTCGGGTTCGCTGGATTGATGGGGGCAGGGCGCACGGAAGTGGCGCGCGCCATCTTTGGCGCAGACCCGCTCGATGGGGGTACGATCACGCTTGACGGCAACGAGTTGAAGATCACGGATCCGCGCAGCGCCATCGAGGCCGGGATCGCCTATCTGTCGGAAGATCGGAAGGCGCAGGGGCTGGCGGTGAAGATGCCGGTCGATGCCAACCTGGTCATGGCGCGGATGGATGCCGTGAGCAACGGTGCCGGCGTGATCGATCGCAAGCGCCATCGCGCAGCCGGTCAACGCTATGTCGATCTCCTCAATATCCGCACGCCGAGCCTCAGCCAGCCGGTGCGTCTGCTCTCCGGCGGCAACCAGCAGAAGATCATCATCGGCAAATGGCTGTTCCGCGAGCCGCGCATCATGTTTTTCGACGAGCCGACGCGCGGCATCGATGTCGGCGCCAAATTCGCCATCTACCAGATCATGGACGAGCTTGCGGCCCGCGGCATCGGCATCGTGCTGATCAGCTCGGAACTGCCGGAAGTGCTCGGCATGTCCGACCGTATCGCCGTCTTTCATGGCGGGCGGATCACTGCGACGCTTTCGACGCGCGCGACCTCCCAGGAAGAAATTATGCATTACGCATCCGGCAGCGGCCGGCATAGCGAACAGGGAATTTGA